Proteins found in one Zea mays cultivar B73 chromosome 1, Zm-B73-REFERENCE-NAM-5.0, whole genome shotgun sequence genomic segment:
- the LOC103643131 gene encoding protein indeterminate-domain 16: MLSSCAPTTAFPPPEAGAAAPPEPFRSLQIATTTSAAGAKKKRRPAGTPDPDAEVVSLSPRTLLESDRYVCEICGQGFQRDQNLQMHRRRHKVPWKLLKREAGEAARKRVFVCPEPSCLHHDPSHALGDLVGIKKHFRRKHSGHRQWACARCSKAYAVHSDYKAHLKTCGTRGHTCDCGRVFSRVESFIEHQDTCNAGRTRAETSSSPASGGGYGGGTGAGFCVAAAASTSQQRHLHAAAAAAAALSRTASSASPSSGGEFGVSQQVACWPGPAMASPTAAATFHRFDQALSPPTPHERPGGIHNLELQLMPPRGSAASYYEGAAGAAPAAAVRCCASPHYSPAVHVPQPGADPMRLQLSIGFGGGDGETSAPAAAARLKEEAREQLRLAMAEKAAADDARAQARRQAELAEQELAAARRMRQQAQAELGRAHALRDHAVRQVDATLLQVTCYSCRCKFRARVTGGGAMSSEVASYVSSVVTAEGGDAEVDDDDPYRHHRQLTADDDAPSHARMMDIN, translated from the exons ATGTTGAGTTCTTGCGCGCCAACGACGGCCTTTCCGCCCCCAGAGGCGGGGGCCGCCGCGCCACCGGAGCCGTTCCGGTCTCTGCAGATCGCCACGACCACCAGCGCCGCCGGGGCCAAGAAGAAGCGGCGTCCCGCCGGCACTCCTG ACCCCGACGCGGAGGTGGTGTCGCTGTCGCCGCGGACGCTGCTGGAGTCGGACCGGTACGTGTGCGAGATCTGCGGGCAGGGGTTCCAGCGCGACCAGAACCTGCAGATGCACCGGCGGCGGCACAAGGTGCCGTGGAAGCTGCTGAAGCGGGAGGCCGGGGAGGCGGCGCGGAAGCGCGTGTTCGTGTGCCCGGAGCCGAGCTGCCTGCACCACGACCCCTCGCACGCGCTGGGCGACCTCGTCGGCATCAAGAAGCACTTCCGCCGCAAGCACAGCGGCCACCGCCAGTGGGCCTGCGCCCGCTGCTCCAAGGCCTACGCCGTCCACTCCGACTACAAGGCCCACCTCAAGACCTGCGGCACCCGCGGCCACACCTGCGACTGCGGCCGCGTCTTCTCCCG GGTGGAGAGCTTTATCGAGCACCAGGACACGTGCAACGCCGGCCGGACGCGGGCCGAGACGTCGTCGTCCCCGGCTAGTGGTGGTGGCTACGGCGGCGGCACCGGCGCCGGGTTCTGCGTGGCCGCAGCTGCCTCCACGTCCCAGCAACGTCACCTgcatgccgccgccgccgcggcggcggcgttgTCTCGGACGGCGTCTAGTGCGAGCCCATCAAGCGGCGGCGAGTTTGGGGTGAGCCAGCAGGTCGCCTGCTGGCCTGGTCCGGCGATGGCGAGCCCCACGGCCGCCGCGACGTTCCACAGGTTCGACCAGGCTCTGTCGCCTCCGACGCCGCACGAGCGTCCTGGAGGCATCCACAACCTGGAGCTCCAGCTCATGCCGCCGCGCGGCAGCGCCGCCAGCTACTACGAGGGGGCTGCAGGTGCAGCTCCTGCAGCTGCCGTCAGGTGCTGCGCCTCGCCGCATTATTCGCCTGCTGTACATGTTCCGCAGCCGGGCGCCGACCCGATGCGGCTGCAGCTGTCGATCGGgttcggcggcggcgacggcgagaCGTCGGCGCCGGCAGCGGCGGCGAGGCTGAAGGAGGAGGCCCGGGAGCAGCTGCGGCTGGCGATGGCGGAGAAGGCGGCGGCCGACGACGCCCGGGCGCAGGCGCGGCGGCAGGCGGAGCTGGCCGAGCAGGAGCTGGCGGCCGCCCGGCGCATGCGGCAGCAGGCGCAGGCGGAGCTGGGCCGCGCGCACGCGCTCCGGGACCACGCCGTGCGGCAGGTGGACGCCACGCTGCTGCAGGTCACCTGCTACAGCTGCCGCTGCAAGTTCCGGGCGCGTGTGACTGGCGGCGGCGCCATGAGCTCCGAGGTGGCCAGCTACGTCTCCTCCGTTGTCACGGCCGAGGGCGGCGACGCCGAGGTGGACGACGACGACCCGTACCGCCACCACCGGCAGCTCACCGCCGACGACGACGCGCCGAGCCACGCTAGGATGATGGACATCAACTAG